The genomic interval CTGTGTGCTCTATGATTCAATGAGTGAACACGCTATTAGCCGCAGTAATAAACTTCCTTACCCTGTGGGGCGGTTTTTTTCTAAAAAAAAGTCCCGCCTAAGCGGGAGCCACAGAGATGACAATACATGGAAACACTGAGTAGCTGACTATTTTTTATATACTAGCAATACTTTTCGTGTCTGCAGTAAACCCTGAAGAATATACGGGAAGTTAATTTAAATTGGGACGATTCTTAATCTTCATTAAGCGCAGCGCATTTTATCAGCTAAGGTTAAGTTTGAGATAAGCGACCTACTCTTGTTGCCAGCCACGTTGGGCATCAGCATCGTTACGCATTCCATGCCATGACAGTGACTCTATACGTTGCCGTCTGAACCAGAAGTGTCAAAGACCTCATTGCATATAAGTACCTACTATTTTCCCGCCTTTATTCAGATTGTTTATGATTTGATGTAAATTAATTTTAAAGCGAATTGATATGATCAACTATATGAAGACTTCCTCCAGAGACCGTAATAATCTTATCGAGCTAGCCATTGGTACAGCTGTAAATGAACTTATAGCCTCAGGCCTGCCGGTTAGTCGTGAAAACATTCTTTATGAACTTGAGAAGATGAAAGCCAACTCTGCCGATTTTTACACCAGGTCGATTACGCTTGAAGCGGCTCAACGTCTCCGCAACCAGTCAAAACAGAATTGTCATGAGTAAATACTCACTGGCATATCAGCTATAGATGACGTAATCATATTAATGGGCAAGCTCATTAACGAAACATTTTAAGACTATCCATGGCAGCTGCATCGATACTTTTAAGTCGCTGGTTCGCCAGGAACCCTGAATTTTACACCTTTCTCTGATGGAGCAGTCCTCAGAAAAAAGCCTCCGCAATGGGAGGCTCAGAGTGCGTTACATCGGGAGACTTCACTCACTCAGGTGAGCGAGGCACGCAGGCAAATTTTCCGATCCTTTATATTATATTCACGGCTTAGCCAGCGTTCCGTCCGGGATTATATCCCCTAAGGACGTTACAAAGCGGGGCAACGTGACGGGCAAAGTCTCTTTGTACTTCCCTGCACAGGGTGTTAACTAAGGCCCTTCCATCTTCATTGATGAGAACGCGTTCCACGTCTTCTTACAGCTCCTGTATATCACTCCGTGAATGAACTGACAGGAGCTTTTCAGGACTTCCAAACAATGACCTGATGAAATTCAGCATGCACTATCCTCCGTAAGGAACGCCCGGGTAGCACGACCCTATTTTTTTGACGGTTTTTTTACAGGACGCTGAGATACGGTTTCGTTTTCAATCGGCGGGACGGCACCAATATCAGTTCCCGTTACCGGGTTTACCTCCGGATCGGAAGCCATTCGTGCCGTAAGCGCATCAACAGCCGCCTGCTGTTTCGCTGGCAGTTGTACGCTGGCCGTTCCGTCGCCATCGTCAACGGCGGGTGACGGATCGGCTATATACCTGAAGTTTTCATCAGAGTTCCAGCTTCCCCTGACCTCTCCGCCAGCGGACATGTTGTAATAAACACCCGCGTATTTTTAAATCGGCGGAAGTTTCCCTGGCGGGAAGTTATTCTGATGGGAGTAAAGCGCCTTTTCGAAGGATATCTGATGTGCGACTTCCCGGGTCATCAGAAATTGCAGCGCGTCCTTCACCCCGGGATCGTCGCTCATATTGATGAGGCGTTCATACAGAATTTTGGCGCGCGCCTCTGCTGCCATGTTGGAACGTAGGTCGGCAGTGACTTTACCAATGCTATCGACATAGGCGGCGGTCCAGGGAACGCTGGCAGAATTCATTAAGGCAGGACCTCCACCATAAAGCAGTGCGGTAAGATGACTGTCGTTACCGTTGCCGGTAATGGTTCGGTACAAATCGCCCTCCTTTTCGGTACCTTCTGCAAGGTCACCTTTAGCGCCCTTGTTAAGCATACCAACCAGCGAACTGATGATCATCCAGATGACTCAGTTCTTCCGTGGCAATATCCATCAGCATGTCCTTGCGCCCAGGATCTTCATCGCTCAACCCCTGAGTAAAGTAGCGGCATGCCGCGGCCAGTTCACCCTGGGGGCCACCAAACTGCTCAAATAATAAATTAGCGAGCCCCGGGTTAGGCCCCGCAACGCGTACCGTGTATTGCAGTTGTTTTACATGTCTGAACATTGCTCACTCCTGTTAACCGGTATATTACGGACGAAAAAATGCCCGCCTTGAGCGGGCAGAAGAACACAGGATTATTTTTTTGCTTCCACACCGGGCGTGGCAGAGCGGATCATAAACTGCTCCGTCACGTCAGGAAGATGCTGCAGGCACCATTCGGCCATGGCGATCTCCTGCTCGCGGATTTGAGTAAAGATGCGTACGCCCTAAGCATCACCAACAAGTTTTGCGGCGGCAATAAGCGACGTATAGCTACCAATTTCAAGGTTCTCGAAAACGTAACCGCTGATGGCGCCTTTCACCACTTCATCATCAGCCATCATGCCGCCCATCGCCTGTCCCATCGCCGACAGCTTGCCCATCGCATCCTTGAGGGTGGAGCTTGATGTGTCGTAACGTTCAATTACTGACTGGACAAGTGCTTGCTGTTAACGCGTTTCTTCAATATGCTGATCGATACGTGCCTTAAGGTCCGGATAATGCTCAAGTCGGCCGGACATTTTTTCCAGCATGCTTTCCGCCTGCTTTTCCATCGCATGGGCATCTTTCACCCAGGCCAGATAGTTCTCTTCATTCGTCATGGTGTACCTCTCAGGTTAGCAATGTCCCCCCCATCCAGACTGCCACCGGGTTAAGGGCCTGGGACCTGATTATTTAACGAAGCCCTTCTTATACGCGTTTCGAGCTTTCATATTCATTGCTACTAATGGGAAAGCGCGAAATGCAGAAATGCCTGGCTCTCACGAACTATTGCTTTTCCGCAATGATGGTCAGCTTTTCATCAGTCGCCTTTTCTTCCTTAAGTGTTTCTGCCAGCAGGCGCGCCGCTTCCTCATATCCAAGCTTGGTGGCCAGTGCATGTAGCGTCCCGTAGGTAGCAATTTCATAGTGCTCGACCTTTTGTGCGGCGCCTATCAACCCGGCATCCCGTACGGGTCCTGCCTCAACCGAATCAATTATTTCCTGTGCTTCTTCAGCCAGGCCCTCAAGGGCATGACACTTCATGCGTTTTATCTTCACGCCTTCAGTACTCTCAACCAACTGATCGATTCGCTCAATCTGTCCGCGGGTTTCTTCAAGGTGCTGCTCAAATGCTGCAATCAGCTTTTCATCCATGGCAGCTCTAGCCATTTTCGGCAGGGCGCGGGTGATTTGCTTTTCAGCACTGTAGATATCTGACAGATCGTGAATAAATAAATCTTCCAGCGTCTTAATCGTCATAATGTTCTCCGGAGATGTAGGGGCATCATGTCTGAATATTATTTAGCATCATCATAAACATTAGATGACTATTTAAAATTAGGAGGAGCATGAAGGCGGAATTAATTGATTAGGAATAATCTTAAGGGGAAAGTGAATGCAATCATTGTAGATTAAAAAATGAAGGAAAATAAGTTTCAGGAAATATTTAAACCTGCCTCACCATTCGGTGAGGCAGGCTTTGAGGTTCAGCAACTCAGGGTCGCTGACCGGCATTCCCTTGCGTTACCGCCTAGCTGCGGTGGCTGTTCTGTCCACCTTTTTTACCGGCTTCAGAAGCCTTCTCGCGGTCGTTCTGGAAGTTACCGCCACTGTGCTGCCCGCCTTTTTTACCGGCTTCAGAAGCTTTTTCACGGTCTTCGGCAAAGTTGCCGGAATTGCCACGATGCTGAGTCATAATAATATCCTCTTCGTGTTAGAATTTAACACCGTCTCGAATACACTATCTATTTCAGATAGCAGTCCGGTGCGCGTTCCGCAGGATAAATATTAGCAACCAATACAGGAGATGTAAATATTTTTTCGAAAAATAAGATGTGGTCAATCATCAGATTTCTCACGCTTCGTTAATTTAAGATTAATGATTTAAAATGGTTTCATTTATATCATCAATAACATTCTGATTCGCGGAGATTAATTAAGTTGGCTCCTGACATAGACATCTCAAACTTAACCTGGGGCAGAATAAGAGAGTCAGTCCCCCGCTAAACCTGCAGCGGGGAGACGTTCCTTTTTAATTCATAGCGTTGCGCTGGTGGCAGGCATCCCCGGCACGAGTATCACTTTCCGGCATTCTTCCTGCCTCTTCTCAAATATCTCATACCCACGGGCGGCATCCTCAAGTGGAAGGTGGTGAGTAACGATCTCCTCAGGCTTAAGATGCCCCTGTTCAATCAGGGCAAGAAGATCCGGCAGGTAAGCATGCACGTGCGTTTGCCCCATTTTGAAGGTTAATCCCTTATCGAAGGCATCGCCAAACATAAAGCCATGAATGAATCCTGCATAGACGCCCGGCACGCTTACCGTTCCGCCCCGGCGCACAGCGGCAATACACTGACGCAGCGCTTTACCACTGCTCCCTTCCATTTTCAGGTTGGTGAGGATGGTTTCAGTCATGCTTCCCTTCGCTTCAAAGCCCACCGCATCGATAAC from Candidatus Pantoea floridensis carries:
- a CDS encoding YciE/YciF ferroxidase family protein — encoded protein: MTIKTLEDLFIHDLSDIYSAEKQITRALPKMARAAMDEKLIAAFEQHLEETRGQIERIDQLVESTEGVKIKRMKCHALEGLAEEAQEIIDSVEAGPVRDAGLIGAAQKVEHYEIATYGTLHALATKLGYEEAARLLAETLKEEKATDEKLTIIAEKQ
- a CDS encoding general stress protein — encoded protein: MTQHRGNSGNFAEDREKASEAGKKGGQHSGGNFQNDREKASEAGKKGGQNSHRS